The Paenibacillus sp. MBLB1832 genome has a window encoding:
- the speE gene encoding polyamine aminopropyltransferase — protein sequence MDLWYTEKQTDSFGITAKVTETYVREQTDFQDLAMIETEEWGTMLTLDGMVMTTVKDEFVYHEMVAHPALVTHPNPEYVLVVGGGDGGVIREIMKHPKVKKAVLVDIDGKVIEYSKKYLPTIAGELDNPRVEVIVNDGYMHIHDHKNSYDVIMVDSTEPVGPAVELFSKGFYQGIFDALKEDGIFVAQTDNPWFKADLIQTVNRDVKEIFPIVRVYSANIPTYPSGLWTFTMGSKKHDPLQVEESAIPEFPTKYYTPRLHRAAFVLPKFVEDLIK from the coding sequence ATGGATTTATGGTACACGGAGAAACAGACCGATAGCTTCGGTATTACGGCGAAAGTGACGGAAACGTACGTCAGAGAGCAAACGGATTTTCAAGATCTTGCGATGATCGAAACCGAAGAGTGGGGCACGATGCTGACATTAGACGGCATGGTTATGACAACGGTCAAAGACGAGTTCGTATATCATGAAATGGTGGCGCACCCAGCACTCGTTACTCACCCGAATCCAGAGTATGTCCTGGTTGTAGGCGGCGGTGACGGCGGCGTGATTCGTGAAATCATGAAGCACCCGAAAGTGAAGAAAGCCGTTCTAGTTGACATTGACGGGAAAGTCATTGAGTACTCTAAGAAATACCTGCCGACAATCGCTGGCGAGTTGGACAACCCGCGTGTTGAAGTGATCGTGAACGATGGCTATATGCACATCCACGATCATAAAAACAGTTACGACGTCATTATGGTCGATTCCACAGAGCCCGTTGGCCCAGCTGTTGAGCTGTTCTCCAAAGGCTTCTACCAAGGCATCTTCGATGCGTTGAAAGAAGACGGCATTTTCGTGGCGCAAACGGACAACCCATGGTTCAAAGCCGATTTGATTCAGACGGTGAACCGCGACGTCAAAGAAATTTTCCCGATCGTACGTGTGTACAGCGCAAACATCCCTACGTACCCAAGCGGTTTGTGGACATTCACCATGGGCAGCAAAAAGCACGATCCGCTGCAAGTCGAAGAGTCCGCGATTCCAGAATTCCCAACGAAATACTACACACCGCGCCTGCACAGAGCGGCGTTTGTGTTGCCGAAATTCGTGGAAGATTTGATTAAATAA
- a CDS encoding CTP synthase has translation MTKYIFVTGGVVSSLGKGITAASLGRLLKNRGLKVTIQKFDPYINIDPGTMSPYQHGEVFVTDDGAETDLDLGHYERFIDINLSKSSNVTSGKVYSSVITKERRGEYLGGTVQVIPHITNEIKERVIRAGREAGSDVVITEIGGTVGDIESLPFLEAIRQMKNDIGRENVMYIHVTLIPYIKAAGEVKTKPTQHSVKELRGLGIQPHVIVCRTEHSLTEDMKRKLALFCDIDPAAVIECKDAETLYEVPMMLREQGLDDYVVNHLKLRTNEPDMTEWERLVRKVKSLTKKTEIAIVGKYVALHDAYLSIVEALGHAGIDNDSEIDIRWVNAEDLYDHNVHTLLAGVQGILVPGGFGDRGIEGKVAAIRYAREQEIPFFGICLGMQVAVIEYARSVCGLDGANSSELNPTTPYPVIDLLPEQKDIENLGGTMRLGLYPCKLVPGSLAATTYNDELVYERHRHRYEFNNEYRELIESAGLRISGTSPDGRLVEMVELPGHPWFLAVQFHPEFTSRPNRPQPLFREFVKAAQSVSK, from the coding sequence GTGACTAAATACATTTTCGTTACAGGGGGAGTCGTTTCATCCCTTGGCAAAGGAATTACGGCAGCTTCCTTAGGAAGACTGTTGAAGAACAGAGGGTTGAAAGTAACGATCCAGAAGTTTGATCCTTACATCAACATTGACCCAGGAACGATGAGTCCTTATCAGCATGGGGAAGTATTCGTTACCGATGATGGTGCAGAAACGGATTTGGACTTAGGTCATTATGAGCGTTTTATCGATATCAATTTATCCAAAAGTTCCAATGTTACCTCCGGTAAGGTGTACTCTTCCGTTATTACCAAAGAGCGCCGCGGTGAGTACTTGGGCGGCACTGTTCAAGTCATTCCTCATATTACGAATGAAATTAAAGAGCGTGTTATTCGCGCTGGCCGTGAAGCTGGATCTGATGTGGTTATCACGGAAATCGGCGGTACGGTAGGCGATATCGAGAGTCTGCCATTCCTTGAAGCGATTCGTCAAATGAAAAATGATATTGGCCGTGAGAATGTTATGTACATTCATGTTACGCTGATCCCTTATATTAAAGCAGCTGGTGAAGTGAAAACAAAACCAACACAGCACAGCGTGAAAGAACTGCGCGGTCTTGGTATTCAACCGCATGTCATTGTATGTCGTACGGAGCATTCCTTAACGGAAGATATGAAGCGTAAATTGGCTTTGTTCTGTGACATCGATCCAGCGGCTGTCATTGAGTGTAAAGATGCAGAAACTCTCTATGAAGTTCCAATGATGCTTCGTGAACAAGGGTTAGACGACTATGTCGTAAACCACTTGAAGCTAAGAACGAATGAACCTGATATGACCGAGTGGGAAAGACTTGTGCGCAAGGTGAAATCGTTGACGAAGAAGACGGAAATCGCTATTGTCGGAAAATATGTTGCACTTCACGATGCTTACCTCAGTATCGTTGAGGCGCTAGGCCATGCGGGAATCGATAACGATTCCGAAATCGACATCCGTTGGGTCAATGCGGAAGATCTTTACGATCATAACGTGCACACTTTGCTTGCTGGTGTTCAAGGGATTCTTGTTCCTGGCGGTTTCGGTGATCGTGGGATTGAAGGGAAAGTCGCGGCGATTCGTTATGCGCGTGAGCAAGAAATTCCTTTCTTCGGTATTTGCTTGGGTATGCAAGTGGCTGTTATCGAATACGCACGTTCAGTGTGCGGCTTGGACGGCGCGAACAGCTCCGAGCTTAACCCTACAACACCTTACCCAGTCATCGACCTATTGCCAGAGCAGAAGGATATCGAGAATTTGGGCGGCACAATGCGCCTAGGCTTGTACCCTTGTAAGTTGGTTCCAGGTTCCCTGGCTGCAACAACATATAATGACGAGCTTGTCTATGAGAGACACCGTCACCGGTACGAGTTCAACAACGAATACCGTGAGCTGATCGAATCTGCTGGTTTGCGAATTTCAGGAACATCCCCAGATGGCCGTTTGGTCGAAATGGTTGAGCTTCCTGGTCACCCTTGGTTCTTGGCTGTTCAATTCCATCCGGAGTTTACATCTCGTCCGAACCGTCCTCAGCCGCTTTTCCGTGAGTTCGTGAAAGCAGCACAATCTGTATCCAAATAA
- the rpoE gene encoding DNA-directed RNA polymerase subunit delta, with product MSSEYTLKITTEQAREMPMVDLAFELLKSANTPFYYRELMAEIAKIKGLSEDNVMQVIAQLYTEINIDGRFACVGTNLWGLKRWYPVEKSDDAVGNAKRPRIINDEDDDLDEDVYAEEEDTYAEEDDYDAFGTETEEEEEAEEDTEFFEDEEIEEDLGEEGLEENDDEDDADEDELDEDESEEDEDDLDDDDDK from the coding sequence ATGAGTAGCGAATACACACTCAAAATCACCACAGAGCAAGCGCGAGAAATGCCCATGGTGGATTTGGCGTTCGAATTGCTGAAGTCGGCGAACACGCCGTTTTACTATCGTGAACTTATGGCTGAAATTGCTAAAATAAAAGGGCTCTCTGAAGACAATGTCATGCAAGTGATTGCCCAACTATATACGGAAATCAACATCGACGGACGCTTTGCTTGCGTTGGGACGAACCTATGGGGCTTAAAGCGTTGGTACCCTGTTGAGAAATCGGATGATGCGGTTGGGAACGCAAAACGTCCTAGAATCATCAATGATGAAGATGATGATCTGGATGAAGACGTCTACGCGGAAGAAGAAGATACATACGCAGAAGAAGACGATTACGATGCATTTGGTACTGAAACCGAAGAGGAAGAAGAGGCGGAAGAGGATACTGAATTCTTCGAAGATGAAGAAATCGAAGAGGACCTCGGCGAAGAGGGCTTGGAAGAGAATGACGACGAAGACGACGCCGATGAGGATGAGTTGGACGAAGATGAATCCGAAGAAGACGAAGATGATTTGGACGATGACGACGACAAATAA
- a CDS encoding DUF1934 domain-containing protein, with the protein MTDKQRVRIRIESRSGSETTVQKARGDLYRKGNHTYIRYEEEPNELGRTVTLIKLEDNQIRIIRQGDVQAEQTFVAGERRTGFYQTPQLRMELDIETHTLTSEATHGIGITRWSYDLYASGTHAGAYRIKLLIQEE; encoded by the coding sequence ATGACCGATAAACAGCGGGTGCGGATTCGCATCGAGAGTCGGAGCGGGAGCGAGACGACCGTGCAGAAGGCACGCGGAGATCTGTACCGCAAAGGAAATCATACCTATATTCGTTATGAAGAAGAGCCGAACGAGCTAGGACGAACAGTCACGCTCATTAAGCTCGAAGACAATCAGATTCGCATCATACGCCAAGGCGATGTGCAAGCGGAGCAGACTTTCGTTGCGGGTGAGCGACGAACAGGGTTTTATCAGACGCCGCAGCTGCGAATGGAGTTGGACATAGAGACACACACGCTCACTTCGGAAGCCACCCACGGGATCGGAATTACGAGATGGAGCTATGATTTATATGCATCAGGCACCCATGCGGGCGCTTATCGAATCAAGTTGTTAATTCAGGAGGAGTAA
- a CDS encoding S8 family peptidase produces the protein MDTATFLHLLHEDLGLTQLSASKHLIHFTSKTDYFACKTELLRLSTELPILNNVLPLDIIHAFSCPLGPDTKLKGFSSSTRIEADTKLTLTKLRSGKRVPKRASILSNSHARTIPWGVDQIGAPEIWSKSVGQNIHIGVVDTGIDFKHPDLKNSISSGINLLNRRLLPQDDNGHGTHIAGTIAATGRYSGIIGVAPKAIIHPVKAFDHNGSAYVSDIIAGIDWCVQNDLDIINMSFGMKTYNPSLEQAVLNAYYQGKVIVASSGNDGKKKSIDYPARFPQVVSVGATNRLGKIAPFSNRGAEIDIYAPGERVYSAWLGGKYNELSGTSMATAHVSGVIALMLALRAMSPQQIKTALRRCSLSLNKRAGARWQPGQLNAQRAIRAARQP, from the coding sequence ATGGATACAGCCACCTTTCTTCATCTGCTTCATGAAGATTTGGGACTCACTCAATTGTCAGCAAGCAAGCATCTCATCCATTTTACGTCCAAAACCGACTATTTCGCCTGCAAAACGGAGCTCCTTCGCCTGTCGACTGAACTCCCCATCCTTAACAACGTTCTCCCACTCGACATTATTCATGCCTTTTCTTGCCCACTAGGTCCAGATACCAAACTCAAGGGTTTCTCCAGTTCGACACGTATCGAAGCGGATACGAAATTAACTTTAACTAAATTGCGAAGCGGAAAAAGAGTGCCGAAACGCGCCAGCATTCTGTCTAATTCTCACGCGCGAACGATTCCCTGGGGCGTTGATCAAATCGGCGCGCCTGAGATCTGGAGCAAATCTGTCGGACAAAACATCCACATCGGTGTCGTCGATACAGGCATTGATTTTAAGCATCCTGATTTGAAGAACTCAATATCCAGCGGCATCAACTTACTAAATCGCAGGCTCCTGCCTCAAGACGATAATGGTCATGGCACGCACATCGCGGGAACCATCGCGGCAACTGGCCGCTATTCCGGCATAATCGGGGTCGCCCCGAAGGCCATTATTCATCCTGTGAAAGCTTTTGACCACAACGGCAGTGCCTATGTTTCCGATATTATTGCCGGCATCGACTGGTGCGTCCAAAACGACCTCGATATTATTAATATGAGTTTCGGCATGAAAACGTATAACCCCTCACTAGAGCAAGCCGTACTTAACGCCTACTATCAGGGAAAGGTTATCGTCGCTTCTTCAGGTAATGATGGCAAAAAGAAATCCATCGATTACCCTGCCCGTTTCCCTCAAGTGGTCTCGGTCGGCGCAACAAACCGCCTCGGCAAGATTGCTCCCTTCAGCAACCGCGGCGCGGAAATTGACATTTACGCCCCAGGTGAGCGTGTCTATTCCGCCTGGCTTGGCGGCAAATATAACGAGCTCAGCGGCACCTCGATGGCCACCGCACATGTGAGCGGTGTCATCGCGCTCATGCTCGCGCTGCGCGCCATGTCGCCGCAGCAAATCAAAACCGCGCTGCGGCGCTGCTCGCTCAGCTTGAACAAGCGCGCGGGCGCCCGTTGGCAGCCCGGGCAGTTGAATGCTCAGCGCGCCATCCGCGCGGCGCGACAGCCATAG
- a CDS encoding DinB family protein, producing MFTTVESFVREYELESANTQKLLDALTDESLNQTQVEGYRPLGFIAWHLVHTDRGMLYGTGLTFEAPSASSGPPTQAAAIADAYRSTTKNILNAISTQLTDAKLQELVDMFGLKWTISATLYGYLKHEIHHRGQLTILMRQAGLPVIGMYGPSKEQWAERGMPVPAL from the coding sequence ATGTTTACAACCGTTGAAAGTTTCGTTAGAGAGTACGAGCTAGAGTCTGCCAACACGCAAAAGCTGCTGGATGCCCTAACAGATGAATCCCTTAATCAAACGCAAGTCGAAGGATATCGTCCGCTTGGTTTTATTGCCTGGCACCTTGTTCATACGGATCGAGGCATGCTCTATGGCACAGGGCTAACCTTTGAGGCGCCGTCTGCATCGAGTGGGCCGCCAACACAAGCAGCTGCGATAGCTGACGCCTATCGGTCAACAACAAAAAATATCCTGAACGCCATCTCTACACAGCTCACCGATGCGAAATTGCAGGAGCTGGTCGATATGTTCGGGCTGAAATGGACGATCAGCGCGACCTTGTATGGCTATCTGAAGCACGAAATTCACCATCGAGGTCAATTGACGATTCTCATGCGTCAGGCTGGCTTGCCTGTTATAGGCATGTATGGACCTTCCAAAGAACAGTGGGCCGAGAGGGGTATGCCAGTTCCGGCACTGTAA
- the argS gene encoding arginine--tRNA ligase, with product MDVLNEVKAKVKQAIKEAVLAAGIAPEAQLPEIILEVPKEKTHGDFATNVAMQLTRIAKVNPRQIAEQIIANLNKEAANISSAEIAGPGFINFKMNQVYLYPVIADVEQQGERYGQSNVGQGLKVQVEFVSANPTGSLHLGHARGAAVGDVLCNVLDLAGYDVSREYYINDAGNQVINLAKSIEARYLQALGQDAEMPEDGYFGEDIKGFAAELAEAEGDRLLSLPDEERRDYFRTYGLEKELDKIKRDLGRFGVRFDNWFSETSIYENNLIPPVLQELRDNGHIYEEEGATWLNTTPLGDDKNRVLIKNDGSFTYLTPDIAYHRNKFGRGFDRLINIWGADHHGYIPRMKAAMTALGFEADRLVVLIAQMVSLFQNGEKVKMSKRTGKAVTMEDLMDEVGVDPIRYFFAMRSMDSHLDFDMDLAVSQSNENPVFYVQYAHARICSIFRQAEEQGVAVLPLDQVDLTQLSSEAEFDLLRKIGELPEEIAIAAEQYAPHRIIRYVYELASQFHSYYRGHYVITDDAALTQARLALLGALRTTLANTLRIVGVSAPDRM from the coding sequence ATGGACGTTCTTAATGAAGTGAAAGCGAAAGTGAAGCAAGCGATTAAAGAAGCTGTGCTTGCTGCAGGAATTGCCCCCGAAGCGCAGCTGCCGGAAATTATTCTTGAAGTGCCGAAAGAGAAGACACACGGTGACTTCGCGACGAATGTAGCGATGCAGCTTACACGAATTGCGAAAGTAAATCCGAGACAAATCGCGGAGCAAATCATCGCGAATCTTAACAAAGAAGCTGCAAATATCTCCTCTGCGGAAATTGCGGGGCCAGGCTTTATTAATTTTAAAATGAACCAAGTCTACCTCTACCCTGTGATTGCGGATGTCGAGCAGCAAGGCGAGCGCTATGGCCAATCGAACGTGGGGCAAGGTCTGAAAGTGCAAGTTGAATTCGTAAGTGCGAACCCAACGGGTTCACTTCATCTTGGGCATGCGCGAGGAGCAGCTGTGGGGGACGTTCTTTGCAACGTGCTAGATCTCGCAGGGTACGACGTATCCCGTGAATATTACATCAATGATGCAGGGAACCAAGTTATTAACTTGGCCAAATCGATTGAAGCACGCTACCTGCAAGCATTGGGGCAAGACGCGGAAATGCCAGAGGACGGCTACTTCGGGGAAGATATCAAAGGTTTCGCCGCAGAGCTTGCAGAAGCAGAAGGCGATCGTCTTCTCAGCTTGCCAGACGAAGAGCGTCGCGATTATTTCCGCACCTACGGACTCGAGAAAGAGTTGGATAAAATCAAACGCGACCTAGGCCGCTTCGGTGTTCGTTTCGACAATTGGTTTTCGGAGACGTCGATTTATGAGAATAACCTTATCCCGCCTGTGCTGCAAGAGCTTCGCGACAACGGTCATATCTATGAGGAGGAGGGCGCAACGTGGCTCAATACGACGCCGCTTGGTGATGACAAGAATCGTGTCCTAATCAAAAATGACGGATCCTTCACGTACCTAACACCAGATATTGCGTACCACCGCAATAAATTCGGACGCGGTTTCGACCGCTTAATTAATATTTGGGGCGCTGACCACCATGGCTATATCCCTCGGATGAAGGCAGCGATGACGGCACTGGGCTTTGAAGCAGACCGACTCGTCGTGTTGATCGCCCAAATGGTGAGCTTATTCCAGAATGGCGAAAAGGTAAAAATGTCCAAACGTACCGGCAAAGCCGTTACGATGGAGGACTTGATGGACGAAGTCGGCGTGGATCCGATTCGTTACTTCTTCGCTATGCGGAGTATGGACTCGCATCTGGATTTCGATATGGACTTGGCCGTTTCCCAGTCCAATGAGAATCCCGTGTTCTATGTGCAGTACGCACACGCGCGGATTTGCAGCATCTTCCGCCAGGCGGAAGAGCAAGGAGTCGCCGTGCTCCCGCTGGATCAGGTGGACCTGACCCAGCTCTCCTCGGAAGCCGAGTTCGACTTGCTGCGCAAGATCGGCGAGCTTCCGGAAGAGATCGCCATTGCGGCTGAGCAGTACGCGCCGCACCGGATTATCCGCTATGTGTACGAACTGGCCAGCCAGTTCCATAGCTACTACAGAGGCCACTACGTCATCACGGATGACGCAGCCTTAACCCAAGCCCGCCTCGCCCTGCTCGGCGCGCTGCGCACGACCCTCGCCAACACGCTTCGCATCGTTGGCGTTTCCGCCCCAGACCGGATGTAA